From one Lolium rigidum isolate FL_2022 chromosome 4, APGP_CSIRO_Lrig_0.1, whole genome shotgun sequence genomic stretch:
- the LOC124650125 gene encoding condensin complex subunit 2-like: protein MPPAEDAAATAPPPAPTPPLGRGTAAGSRLLLLQSPPPAFPLGSNDDQQERARARAMARAASVRRRSLAATLAPKAPHPNLLNRDEVMDLLHNCIKLASENKINQKNTWELGLIDHLSEIIQAGEEDDDETNFQKASCTLEAGVKIYSLRVDSVHSEAYKVLGGINRAGRGKRLVHLGEGGDAEPAQEGINKKDADKRISPASTLESSFEALNVKKFDVAFTVDPLYHQTTAQFDEGGAKGLLLYNLGVYGSCRVLFDSFEAPDKFILSDIQEKAEVIELSFAKEQIEQMIVHMPLCNDISPTLRDIVAQFDEENKRPSHDASSGQMPVMEDQMVDSNNSENDDNMRSDCETWDFGGGNDQDVAYDENGNSMNFNSTNYEEGTDEYTFQDPDGPDVDRRFEKITDLLSLGMGFSSKTNAWAGPEHWKYRKAKDLETARTSSGDLDVAKKTKKKRGKEEPDIDFTNALEYEMENVFAPPKNPKSLLLPANKGSCNNKLPVDCHYQPESLVKLFLLPDVLCLARKRRKPLDDSRDNNDDFMASGPWDDDNLCNDHLDEGNAASDVVESVNLIAKPRQVNKIDIKYDKVSKQVDVHALKEVLWNHIHTSAETDDLEREGTEPSLCLTKVLHDLPCSNPDVTTTDISPHLYFICLLHLANEHSLKLCDRPSLDEIDIYVPTSLLVN from the exons ATGCCGCCAGCCGAGGACGCCGCTGCTACCGCCCCCCCGCCGGCGCCGACCCCGCCTCTCGGCCGTGGGACGGCGGCCGGTtcgcggctgctgctgctgcagtcgccgccgccggcgttccCGCTCGGCTCCAATGACGACCAGCAAGAGCGCGCCCGCGCGCGCGCTATGGCCCGCGCGGCCTCCGTACGCCGGCGCTCCCTCGCCGCCACGCTAGCGCCCAAGGCCCCACACCCCAACCTCCTCAACCGGGACGAGGTCATGGACCTATTACATAACTGCATCAAGCTCGCCTCGGAGAAC AAAATCAACCAGAAGAACACGTGGGAGCTGGGGCTCATCGACCACCTCAGCGAGATCATCCAGGCGGGGGAAGAGGATGACGACGAGACTAACTTCCAGAAA GCTAGCTGCACGCTGGAGGCGGGTGTGAAGATATATTCGCTGCGTGTGGATTCGGTGCACTCTGAGGCATACAAGGTGCTCGGTGGGATCAACCGTGCAGGAAGGGGGAAGAGGCTGGTAC ATTTGGGAGAGGGTGGCGATGCAGAGCCTGCACAGGAAGGCATCAACAAAAAGGATGCGGATAAGAGG ATTTCACCTGCTTCGACATTGGAGTCCTCTTTTGAGGCTCTTAATGTGAAGAAGTTTGATG TTGCCTTCACGGTGGATCCTTTATACCACCAGACCACGGCTCAGTTTGATGAAGGTGGAGCGAAGGGTCTCTTATTGTACAATCTTGGAGTGTATGGCAGTTGCCGTGTGCTTTTTGATTCGTTTGAAGCACCAGACAAATTTATCTTATCTGATATCCAAGAGAAGGCTGAGGTGATTGAACTTTCATTTGCTAAAG AACAAATTGAGCAAATGATAGTTCACATGCCTCTGTGCAATGATATCTCTCCTACCTTGAGGGATATTGTGGCTCAGTTTGATGAAGAAAATAAAAGGCCATCACATGATGCATCTTCCGGGCAAATGCCAGTGATGGAAGATCAGATGGTTGACAGTAATAACAGCGAGAATGATGACAACATGCGATCTGATTGTGAAACATGGGATTTTGGTGGCGGCAATGATCAGGATGTTGCATATGATGAAAACGGCAATTCGATGAATTTCAACTCAACAAACTACGAAGAG GGAACCGATGAGTACACTTTTCAAGACCCCGATGGTCCTGATGTAGACCGAAGGTTCGAGAAAATTACAGATCTATTGTCACTTGGCATGGGCTTTTCGTCAAAAACAAATGCTTGGGCTGGACCTGAGCATTGGAAATATCGAAAAGCTAAAG ATCTCGAGACTGCCCGGACTTCATCTGGTGATTTGGATGTAGCAAAAAAGACAAAGAAAAAACGAGGCAAAGAGGAACCTGATATCGATTTCACCAATGcattggaatatgagatggaaaaTGTGTTTGCACCTCCCAAGAACCCGAAATCTTTGCTGCTGCCTGCAAATAAGGGTAGCTGCAACAATAAACTTCCAGTGGATTGTCATTACCAACCTGAAAGTCTTGTTAAATTATTTCTTCTTCCAGATGTTCTG TGCCTGGCTCGGAAAAGAAGAAAACCACTTG ATGATTCAAGGGACAACAATGATGACTTTATGGCATCTGGACCTTGGGATGATGATAATTTGTGCAATGATCATCTTGATGAAGGAAATGCGGCTAGTGATGTAGTAGAGTCAGTAAATCTTATTGCTAAACCAAGACAG GTCAATAAGATAGATATAAAATATGACAAGGTATCGAAACAAGTCGATGTTCATGCCTTAAAGGAGGTGCTCTGGAATCACATTCATACATCTGCTGAGACTGATGATCTG GAAAGAGAGGGCACGGAACCATCCCTGTGCCTGACGAAGGTACTGCATGATCTTCCGTGCAGTAACCCAGATGTAACAACAACCGACATCTCGCCACACCTTTATTTCATCTGTCTCTTGCATCTGGCAAATGAACACAGCTTGAAGCTGTGCGACCGCCCATCCTTGGATGAGATCGATATATACGTTCCAACTTCGTTGCTCGTGAATTAA